CGCACGCACCGTTCGACCTCCCCGACCGCGTGCAGCGCATTTCCCGCGATGCCGATGACCAGGGCCTGGTCGCAGAGCTCGCCGCGTATGCGCTGCCGGTGGCCGGGGTCGGGTTCATCGCCGACCCGCCCCAGAAGCACCGGCGCAACTACGAGGGCGTGGCGCCGTCCACCCGTGGCCTGCGCGAGCTGATCGACGGCGCCAAGGAGGAAGTGCTGCTGCAGACGCCGTACCTCGTGCTTTCGCCGCCAGCGCAGGCCCAGTTCCGCGAGCTGCGCCTGCGCGATGCGCCGCCGCGGGTGGTGGTGTCGACCAACAGCCTGGCGGCGACCGATGCGTTCATCACCTATGCGCTGTCGTACAAATACAAGCGCCGCTTCCTGCGCGAGTTCGGCTTCGAGATCCACGAGTTCAAGCCGTTTCCGCAGGATGCGCCGATCGATGTCGAGGCCACCGGCACGGTCGACATCGCGTGGGACGCGAACGGCAACGCGGTGGTCGGCGGCCGCCGCGGCCGGGCGGCCGGCGTCGACGGCAGCCAGGGGGGCGGGGGGCGCGCGACGCGGCCGCTGGCGCGCGAATACTCGGCGTTGCGCTGGTCCGGATTCTCCGCCCACGAGCCGGTGCCGCTGGAACGCGGCGGCGTGCGCTTCGGCCTGCACGCCAAGTCGCTGGTGATCGACGAACGCATCGGCGTGGTGGGCACGCACAACTTCGACCCGCGCGGCGATACCTACAACACCGAGAGCGCGGTGGTGATCGAGGAGCCGGCGTTCGCGCGCACCCTGGCGGCCAGCATCCGCCGCGACATGCTCCCGGCCAACGCCTGGACCATCGCCCCGCGCGACAAGCCGCCGGTGTTCTCCGGGCTGGACTATTCGCTGGGCAAGGTGTCCGAGGCCCTGCCGGTGTTCGACCTGTGGCCGATCCGCTACGCCACCAGCTACGAGTTCCGGCCGAGTCCGGCCTGCCCGCAGCCGATCCCGCCCAGCGACCCGCGGTTCCGCGAGTGCTATGACCCGGTGGGGGACTTCCCGGGGGTGCAGATGGGCCTGAAGACGCTGATGACGCGGATCTTCACCGCCTTCGGCGCGGGGCTCGCGCCCATCCTCTGACCGTTCGTCGGTCGCCGTGGCGAAGTGACTTCCGGCCTATTGCAGGCTGCGCTAGGTGTTGTAGTCTACCAACACACCGAATCACAACCACACCGGAGCGCGCCATGAACGTCCAGACCCAGACCCAGTCCCACCACGTCGTCGACCGCAGCCAGCAGGTCCAGCGCCTGGCCGGTACCCGCCTCCCCACCCGTGACCGTGCCCGCGAGTTCGGCGTCGGCTACGGCAACAGCAGCGGCTACGCGTCCGCCCGCCGCTACCTGGCCAGCCAGGGCACGCCGCGCTTCCGCTGTGCCTGAACCGCGATTGACGCTGGCGCGCCTGCGGCCCTAGGCTGCGATCACCCTGTTCGCCGCCTGGGATCCGCCATGTCCATTTCGCTGACCATCGAGCTCAACGACCGCGATCTCGCGCACTTCACCAAGGCCATGGACGCCGCGCGCGCCGCCGCCGCGCACATGGCCCCGGAAGCGGTCGTGGCAGCGGCCGCCACGCTGCTTTCGACGTCGCAGGGCGTGCACGTGCCCGATTTCGTCCGCGAGCGCCTGCTGCGGCTCGACGACATGATCGCGATGGTCCGCGACGAGGGCTGGGCGCTCGGCGATGAGGACCGCCAGCGGGTGATGTCGGTGCTGGTGTACTTCGCCGACCCCAGGGACGTGATCCCCGACCACATCGAGGTGCTCGGCTTCCTCGACGACGCGATCATGATCGAACTCAGCGTCCGCGAGCTGCAGCACGAGCTCGACGCCTACGACGACTTCTGCGATTTCCGCGAGCACCAGGCGCACAAGCGCGGCATCGAGCCTTCGGCCGTGGGCCGCGCCGACTGGCTCGTAGGCCGTCGCGACGAGCTCGTGGAACGCATGCATGCGCGCCGGGAGCGCGATTTCGGCGTCGGTTACGGCGCGAGCAGCGGCTATCGCAGCCAGAGCAGCTACGTGCGCACCTGGCGCCCCAGCCTGTTCAAGCTGCGATGAGCCAGGCCCCCGCGGCGGACGCACCGGCCACGGTGTTCCGGCGCACGGCGGACCTCGCCACGCTCAATGCACTGTCCAGCGGCACGGCGATCGAGACGCTGGGCATCGTCTTCACTGAGATCGGCAGCGACCATCTGGTGGCGACGATGCCGGTCGATGCGCGCACGCTGCAGCCCTACGGGCTCCTGCACGGCGGCGCGTCGGTGCTGCTCGCGGAAACCCTCGGCAGCAGCGCCGGCAACCTCTGTGTCGGCGAGGGCGAAGTCTGCGTCGGCATCGAGATCAACGCCAACCACCTGCGCGGCGTGCGTGCGGGCCTGGTGACCGGCACGGCGCGGCCGCTGCACATCGGTCGCAGCACCCAGGTGTGGGAGATACGCATCGAGGATCCGCGTGGCCGCCTGGCCTGCGTGTCGCGCCTCACCCTGGCGGTGGTGGCAGCGAGCTGAAGGCTTCGCGGCGCCGCTACCCGCGCCTGTGGCCATCCGGTATCTTGCGCGCATGCGTTCCCCCATCGTCCACACCGCGCCCGCCGGTGGCCGCCTGCTGCGCGGCTGTCGCCTTGCCGTGCGCACGCCGCTGTTCCTCGGCCACATGCTGGTCCTCCTGCCGCTGACCATGTTGGTGGTCTGCCTGCCGCTTGCGCGCATCGACGTCGGCGGCGAGCCCCTCGGCCACCGCGTGATCCGTGCCTGGCAGGCCGGCCTGATGCGCGTGTTCGGCTTCCGCCTGCGGGGGATCGGCACGCCGTCGCCAGGCGCCACGATGTTCGTCGCCAACCATGTCAGCTGGATCGACATCAGCGCGCTGCACAGCCAGCGGATGATGGGCTTCGTGGCCAAGCGCGAGATCGCCGGCTGGCCGCTGATCGGCTGGCTGGCGAAGCAGGGCGAGACCATCTTCCACGAGCGCGGCAGCCAGGAGTCGCTCGGCGGCGTGCTGGACGCGATGCTGGCGCGGCTGCGCGGCGGGCACTCCGTCGGCGTGTTTCCGGAAGGCCGTACGCGTGATGGCCACGAGGTCGGCCCGTTCCATGCGCGCATCTTCCTCGCGGCGGTCGAGGCCGGCGTGCCGGTGCAGCCGGTCGCGCTGCGCTACGGCGCGGGCGGCAGCGCGCAGCACGCGGTCGCGTTCGCGCCGCGCGAAAACATGATGCAGAACCTGCTGCGCCTGCTGGGTGAGCCGGCGCGGGATGCCGACGTGATCTTCCTCGAGCCGATCGCACCGGGGGATGCCGAAGGCCGCGCGCGCATCGCCCGCATCGCGCGCGACCGCATCGACGACGCCATGCGCGGGACGTGAACGGCCCGTTCGCCAGCGACTACACACCGCCGCGCTGGTTGCGCAACGCGCACGTGCAGTCGGTGCTGGGATCCAGCCCGATGCGCCGCCGCCGCGGCCTGGTGGCGCTGGGCGCCACCGGCGCGCAGACCGACAGCATGATCATCGACGGCGGCGACGGCGTGCGCCTGCTTGGCCTGCACACCCGCATGCCCGGGGTCGAGCCACGCGGCATGGCGCTGCTGCTGCATGGCTGGGAGGGCAGTGCCGAGTCGAGCTACATCTGCCTGACCGCCGCGCATTTCCTGGCGCGCGGCTACGACGTGCTGCGGCTCAACTTCCGCGACCACGGCGATACCCATCACCTGAATCCCGACATCTTCCATTCCGCGCGCATCGACGAGGTGGTGCACGCCGCCACCGACGTGGCGCGACGCCTGCCGCGGCCGCGCATGGTGGCGGCAGGCTTCTCGCTGGGTGGCAACTTCGCCCTGCGCCTGGCGCTGCGCGCGCCTGCCGCCGGGCTGCGCCTCGATGCCGTGGCCGCGGTCTGCCCGGTGCTCGACCCGGCCGACACCATGCTGGCGATGGAGCGCGGCTTCCCGCTGTACATGCGCCACTTCGAGAACCGGTGGCGCAGCTCGCTGGCGCGCAAGCGCGAACTCTTCCCGGACCGCGTCGGCTTCGACCGCGACACCCTGCGGCTGCGCATGCGCGCGCTCACCGAGTGGCTGGTGCTGCGGCATACCGATTTCGGCAGCCTCGATGCCTACTTCGACCGCTACTCGATCGCCGGCGACAGGCTGGCGGCGCTGCAGGTGCCGGCGGAGATCCTGACCAGCGCGGATGACCCGGTGATCCCGGTCGCGGGTTTCCGCCAGGCCAGCCTGGCGCCGGACACGCGGCTCGAGATCGCGCGCTGGGGCGGGCACTGCGGCTTCCTGGAAGGCCCGCGCCTGGACGGTTATGCCGAGCGCTGGGTGGCCGCGCGTCTCGCGGCCCGGGATTGAGGGCGGGCTACAATCGCCGCTTTCGGGCGCCTGCGCCCGCAGCCGACGGATCCACCATGCAGCAAGAGATACTCGACGCGCTGGGGCGTGGCGACAACGACGCCGCGCTCGTGCAGGCCCGTGACCTGGTCGCGGCCACGCCCGACGATCCCCAGGCGCAGCGCATGCTGGCCCTGGCCCTGCGCGCCGCAGGAGACGTCGCAGGCGCGCGCGAGGCGATCGAACGCGCGCTGGCGCTGGCGCCGGACGACGCCAGCCTGCACCTCTACCATGCCGGGCTGCTGCTCGGCGGTCGCGACCTGGATGCCGCGCGGGCGGCGCTCGAGACCACCATCGGGCTCGATCCCAACAAGTTTTCGGCCTACATCATCCAGGCCCAGCTGGCGATCGCCCGCAACGACCTCGACGAGGCCGAGCGTCTGGTGCAACTTGCCGCGCGCGTGGCGCCGGACCATCCCACGCTGATGGCGGTGCAGGGCACGCTGCAGCTGCGCAGGGGCAACAGCAAGGAAGCGCTGGCGCTGCTGTCTTCGGCCGCGCGGCGCGTCCCCGACGACGTGCTGGTCAACCACGCCCTCGGCTTCGCTTACCTCGCCGAAGGACACCTGGCGTTCGCCGAGCAGGCGTTCCGCAACCTGATCGCGACATCGCCCGCCGCCCAGCGCATGCGCCCGTTGCTCGCCCAGATCGCGCTTCGCCAGGGCCGGCTGGACGATGCCGCCGCGGAGCTCGCGCCGCTGCTTGCCGATCCGGCGACCGCCACGCCCGGGCTGCGGCGCCTTGCCGGCGAGATCGAACTGGCCGCCGGCCGGGTCGAGCTGGCATTGCCGCACCTGCGCGTGGCGCTCGCGGCCATGCCCGGGGATCCCGCCACCCTGGCTGCGATCACCGCGGCCTGGCGGCGCAGCGGCGAAGTGGAGGATGCGCGGCAAACACTGGATGCACTGCTCGCGACATCGCCGGCCAGCGACGCGCTGTGGCGTGCACGCCTTGCCTTCGAGCCGGGCGGCCCGGGAGCCGACGCACTCGTCGCGCGCTGGCGCCAGCTTCGCCCGGGTTCGATTGCCGCGATGGAAGCCGAGATGCTGGGCCATGTGGCCGCGCGCCGTGTCAATCAGGTCGAAGCCTTGGCGCGGGAAATCCTTGCGCGCCAGCCCGGCCATCCGGGCGCCGAGATGAGCCTGATCGAGGTGATGCTCGATACCGCGCCGACCGGGGCCATCGAGCGCCTGGATGCGGCGATCGCCGCGCTGGCACCCGGCGCGGACAGCCGCATGCTGCGTGCCCGGCAGGCGCTCGCGCGCCACCGCGCCGGCGACAGCGCGGGCGCGCTGGCGCAATGGACCGAACTCCACGCCGAGTCGGCGGCGGAGCGTGTGCCGCTGCACGCGCACTCCGCGCCGCCCGCCGCGTGGCCGGAACAAGCGGCGCCGCGAGCCGATGCCCCGGCCATCACCTTCCTGTTCGGTGCGCCGGGCTCGCTTGTCGAGCGCCTCGCGCAACTGCTGGCGGCCGTGGTGCCGGACTTCCGCGACGACCGCTTCAGCTTCACCCCGCCGGACGACGTGTTCCAGAACCTGCCCGCGATCGCGGCGGTCGCGTCCGGCGAGCTCTCCGCCGACAAGGTCGTGGCGAGCTGGCGTTCGGCGCTGCCGTCGCGCCGCATCGACGGCGCGGTCATCGACTGGCTGCCGATCTGGGACAACGCCTACGCCGCCGTGATGCGCAGCGCGCTGCCCGAGGCGCGGCTGCTGGTGCCGCTTCGCGACCCGCGCGACATGCTGCTCGACTGGCTGGCGTTCGGTGCCCCCACGCACTTCCGCGTCACGTCGCCCGACGAGGCCGCGGAATGGCTCGCGCAGGCGCTTGGGCAGATCGCCACCCTGCACGAGCAGGACGTGGTGCCCCATCGCCTGCTGCGCCTCGACGACATCGTCGAAGACCCGGTCGCGGTCGCGGCGCAGCTCGGCGCGGCGCTGGACATCACCCTGCCGCCGCCGCCGGCGCATTTCTTCGGTGGGCGGCGCCTGGCCGCCGGGACATGGCGCGCGTATTCCGACCTGTTGGCCGACGCGTTCGCGCACCTGCATCCGGTTGCGCAGCGGCTCGGCTATCCGCTCGACTGATCCGGAGGATTCCATGCACATCGACAGCACAAGCTTCGCGCACGGCCAGGCCATCCCGGCGGAATTCGCGCTCGGCGCGCCGGGCGGCTTCGGCGGCAACCGCAATCCGCAGCTGTCGTGGCGCGACGCGCCGGCGGGCACGCGATCCTTCGCGCTGCTGTGCATCGACACCGACGTGCCCACCGACGCGTCGCTGGTCGGGGCGGACGGTGTCGAGATCCCGGTGGAGCACGCGCGTGGCGACTTCATCCACTGGGTGATGGTCGACATCCCGGCCGAAGTGCAGGCCATCGCCGCCGGCAGCTGCAGTGGCGGCGTGGATGCCCGCGGCAAGCGCGCGCCGGCCGGTCCCGCGGGTGCGCGCCAGGGGCTCAACGACTACACCGGCTGGTTCGCGGGCAACGCCGACATGGCCGGTGACTACTTCGGCTACGACGGCCCGTACCCGCCGGCCAACGACCTGCGCGAGCACCGCTACTTCTTCCGCGTGTTCGCGCTCGACGTGGCGCGCCTGCCGGTCGAAGACCGCTACACCGGCGGCGATGCGCTGCGCGCCATGCAGGGCCACGTGCTGGCCGAAGCCGCCACCTGGGGCAGCTACAGCCTGCACGCCGCGGCCTGATGCCGCGGCGCGCGGGGCGGCCTCAGTCGGCCGACGCCTGCTCCGACTCCACCACCATGTCCAGCACGTACGCGACCGCCGACGCATCCGCGGGCACGTCCTTGCGCGGGTAGCGGTCCAGGCGCAGCACGTTGCGGGTGCCCGGCTGGTGGTCGTAGCCCTCGATCTCCTGGTACAGCGGGCCCCAGTCGCCGGCGCCCGTGCGCAGGCCCGCGCCGTCGTACTGCAGCTCGCGGACCTGCAGGCAGCGATAGTCCGGCATCACCGGGTGGTGGCAGTCGACCCGCTCGGCGGCGACCTCGAGGAACACGCGCTCCGGCGCCACGCCGAAACGGGTCCGTGCCGTGGCGGCGCCGATGAAGACCAGCGTGTCGCCGGCGGCGTTGACCAGTTCCAGGCGCGGCGGATCACCGGCGACCAGGGTCACCGCGTGACCGCCCGCCAGGCGCGTGCCCGCCTCGCGCTCCATCGCCATCAGGGCGGCGTCGGCACAGGCCATCTGCGTGCTGACCAGCTGCCCGACCGTGAGGTGGACGCCATCGAACGTGGCCTCGCCGCCCATGCGGTTGCAGGTGTTGCCGATCGCGATCCGGCCGTCGGCGAAGTCGAGCTGCAGCGGCTTGTCGGGATTGGCGAACAGCGCCGCGATGCGGTCGCCGTCTGCGCTGGTCGCGGCGTCGAGGTGCCAGTGATGGGCCGCGAGTGCGTCGGCCTGGCCGGGCGCGGGCGTCGCGGCGTTGCCGACGGTTACGGGCGCGGCGGGCGGGGGCGCATCCTGGGGCGCGCGGGTGCAGGCGGCGAGCGCCAGCGGCAGGACAAGGATCAGCAGTGGCTTCATGGCGTGCTCCATGGACGTGGGTCGGTGTTCAACGCGCAGGCGCGCGGTGTGGGGTCGCGCCGCGGCCCTCAGTCCCCGCTGGGCAGCCACAGCAGCAGGGCCGCGCCCAGCAGGATGCGGTACACCGCGAAGCCGGTGAACCGGTGGTGCTCGATATAGCCGAGCAGCCACTTCACCACCAGGAATCCGGTCACCGTGGCGGCCGCGAAGGCGATGCCGACGTCGGCCCAGTTCTCGCCGCCGACCGCGCCGTCCTGCACGAGTTCCAGGAACGTGTAGGCGCTGGCCGCGAACATGGTCGGGATGCCGACCAGGAACACGAACTCGGCCGCCGCCGGGCGCCGGTTGAGCCCGAACAGCATGGCGATGAAGATCGCCGCCGCCGAGCGCGAGGTGCCGGGGAACACGCCCGCGACCACCTGCGCCAGGCCCACCAGGATGGCCACGGTCCAGGTCACGTCGATGCTCTCGGGGCGGCGTTCGGCCATGCGTTCCGCGACCAGCATCCACACGCCGCCGAGCACCAGCGCCCAGGCGATCGGGGTCACGGTCTCGGGCAGCTCCCAGCCCAGCAGGCGCACCGGCAGGCCGACGATCGCGGTGACCAGGAACGCGGTGGCGAGCTTCAGCGCGTAGTCGCGGTGGCGGGCCTCGCCAAGGCCGGTGGCCAGGGCCCAGATGCGCTCGCGGAACACCAGCGTGATCGCCAGGATCGCGCCGGCCTGGATGACGATGTTGAAGAAGTCCGAGCGCGCGCCCAGCCAGTACTGGGCGATCAGCAGGTGCCCGGTGCTCGAAATCGGCAGGAATTCGGTGAGGCCTTCAAGGATGCCCAGCAGCAGGGCGGCCAGCGGATCGGTCATCGGCGCGGAATTCCGTGAATGGGTGGCAGGGCGCGCGGACACAATGCGCGGCGCGGCGGCAGCATAGCGGAAGCGTTACGCACCAATCAGGTGCACGAAGCCGTGTTTATCGATCTGTCTTGGTGCAATGTGTCACCAGCCTTGGCTGGAATCCCATAAAATTCAATTGCTTGCGGGTTGGCACGCGGCTTGCGTCGATCAACCGGTCAGGGTCGCCCGCGACCCATCCCAATGCCCCAGGAGCCCGCCATGTCCCTCGAACACGTCGAAAAGCTGATCAAGGACCACAAGGTCGAATTCGTCGACCTGCGTTTCACCGACATGCGTGGCGTCCAGCACCACGTGACCTTCCCGACCTCGATCGTCGAGCCGGCGCTGTTCGAGGACGGCAAGATGTTCGACGGTTCCAGCATTGGTGGCTGGCGCGGCATCCACCAGTCCGACATGGTGCTGCTGCCCGACGGCAACAGCGCGTTCCTCGATCCGTTCACCGCCGATCCGACGCTGGTGATCACCTGTGACGTGCTCGACCCGACCACCATGCAGGCCTACAACCGCGACCCGCGCGGCATCGCGCGCCGCGCCGAGGCCTACCTCAAGTCCAGTGGCATCGCCGAACAGGCGTTCTTTGGCCCCGAGCCCGAGTTTTTCATCTTCGACTCGGTGCGCTACGCCAACGACATGGGCCACACCTTCTTCCACGTCGATTCGGAAGAGGCCGCGTGGAACTCGGGCCGCGAGTACGAGGGCGGCAACACCGGCTACCGCCCGGGCGTGAAGGGCGGCTATTTCCCGGTCGCGCCGCTCGACTCGCTGCACGACATCCGCGCCGAGATGTGCAAGACGCTCGAAGCCGTCGGCATCGAAGTGGAAGTGCACCACCATGAAGTCGCCAACGCCGGCCAGTGCGAGATCGGCACCAAGTTCAGCTCGCTGGTGCAGAAGGCCGACGAACTGCTGACCATGAAGTACATCGTCAAGAACGTGGCGCACCGCAACGGCAAGACCGCCACCTTCATGCCCAAGCCGCTGGTCGGCGACAACGGCAGCGGCATGCACGTGCACCAGTCGCTGGCCAAGGGCGGCGTGAACCTGTTCTCCGGCGACGGCTACGGCGGCCTGAGCCAGACCGCGCTGTGGTACATCGGCGGCGTGTTCAAGCACGCGCGCGCCATCAACGCGTTCGCCAACTCCAGCACCAACAGCTACAAGCGCCTGGTGCCGGGCTTCGAGGCGCCGGTGATGCTGGCCTACTCGGCGTCCAACCGTTCGGCGAGCTGCCGCATCCCGTTTGTGTCCAACCCGAAGGCGCGCCGCATCGAGTTCCGCTTCCCGGATCCGATGAATTCCGGCTACCTGATCTTCACCGCGCTGATGATGGCCGGCCTCGACGGCATCAAGAACCAGATCGACCCGGGTGGCCCGAGCGACAAGGATCTCTACGACCTGCCGCCGGAAGAAGCCAAGGGCATCCCGACCGTCTGCCATTCGCTCGATCAGGCGCTGGAAGCGCTCGACGCCGACCGCGAGTTCCTCAAGGCCGGCGGGGTGATGAGCGACGATTTCATCGACGCCTACATCGCGCTGAAGATGAAGGAAGTCACCGCGTTCCGCGCCGCGACCCATCCGCTCGAGTACCAGATGTACTACGCGATCTGACGATGGGGGCGTCGAGTGCGGGTGCCGGGTGCCAATGCCCTTGAGGGCTCATGTCCCCCGGCGCTGGCCTTGCGGCCAGCGCCTCCTCCTTGACTTCGCCCTCAAGGGCATTGGCACCCGGTACGCCGCAGCGCGCGGTGGTGTGAGGAGCAATGGCCACAGCCCGCAATCTGGCGGATGCTTTTCGTTACCCGCGGGCTGCGCGGAGCCCCGAAGTGGCCGGGAGGCCTTAGCGGGGAAGTCAAGGAGGAGGCATCCGCCGCAGGCGGATCCGGGGGACATGAGCCGCGAAGGCCTCCCGGCCACCACAGGGGCCCCGCACGGTTGCATTGCATCGCGATCACGGGTTCGATTGCCCCATGAAGAACATCAAACCTCTTGCGGCAGTCCTTTGCCTCGCACTGCTCGCCGGCTGCGCCCACCAGGCACCACGCAACCCGATGGCGACCTGGGTGCCGTCGCCCAACCACGATGCGCGCCGCCCGGTGATCATCGTGCTGCACTACACCGAGCAGCAGTCGGTCGAGCAGAGCCTGCACACGCTGCGCACGCACAACAGCGGTGGTCCGGTGAGTTCGCATTACCTGGTGGGCGACGACGGCGCGATCTACCAGCTGGTCGCCGACAGCCAGCGCGCCTGGCACGCCGGCGGCGGCAGCTGGGGCACCATCACCGACCTCAACTCGGCCTCGATCGGCATCGAGATCGACAACGACGGTGTCGAGGACTTCAGCGGCGCGCAGGTCGATGCACTGCTGCGCCTGCTCGACGACCTCACCACCCGGCTGCGCATCCCGCGCAGCCAGGTGATCGGCCATTCCGACCTGGCGCCGTCGCGCAAGATCGATCCCGGTACGCGCTTCCCGTGGCGGCGGCTGGCCGAGGCCGGCTTCGGCATCTGGCCGGCCGACGATGCGCCACCGGCGCCCGAAGGCTTCGACGCCCTGCAGGCGCTGCGCCTGCTCGGCTATCCGCTGGATGCACCGGAGGCGACGATCCGCGCGTTCCGCATGCGCTTCCGCGGCGATGCCGGCAACGTGCTGGATGCCGAGGACCACCGCATCCTGCACGCACTGACCCGGCCGGACGGTGCCGGCCTGCTGAAGCCTACTTCGCTGCAGTGAAGCGGATGCGGGTCGAGATCGCGACCTCGTCCGGGATGGTGGCGGTGTCGGCCCAGTCGCCGCCGCCCACGCCGAACGCCAGGCGCTTGACGACCGCATTGCCCGCCAGCAGCGGCTGCGCGCCCGGTGTCCAGGTAAAGGTGAGCGTCACCGGCTTGCTGACGCCGTGCAGGCTGAGCGTGCCATCGGCGGCGTAGCGGTTGCCGCCGAGGCTGCGGAAGCCGCTCGCGGTGTAGCGGGCCTGCGCGAAGCTGGCGATGTCGAAGAAGTCCTTGCTGGCGAGCGTGGAGTCGCGGTCGGCGTTGCCGGTGACCGCGCCCGCCAGCGGGATCAGCACGTCGAGCTTCGCGGCGGCAGGCGCGGCCGGGTCGAAGCTGAGCGTGGTGGTGAAGCCCGGAAACTGCCCGGTGAAGGTTTCGCCGTCGTATTCGCTGGCGAACGTCAGCGCCGAGCCGGCGGCCTGGACGTAGTCGGCGGCGGACGCGGGCGCGGCGATGGCGAGGGTCGCGGCAAGCGCGAGCGGGAGGAGCAGGTGGCTGGAACGCATGTCGATCTCCGGAAGAAAGTGCGGGCCGCGGCGCGGGTTGCGCCGCGGCGATGTCATTGGATGCGCGGCAGGTCGAACACGAGGACCTCGGCGCCGGTGCCGTGCGCGATCTCGACCCGCGGCTCGTCGGCGTACAGCAGCGCATCGCCGGCCTCGAGCGCATGGCCATTGACCGTCACCGCGCCGCGCACCACGTGCACGTACGCCAGCCGTCCCGGGGCGATCTCCTGCATCGCCGACTCGTCGCCATCGAACAGGCCTGCGGACATCGTCGCATCCTGATGCAGGGTCACTGAACCGTCGCGCCCGTCCGGACTGGCGACCAGCCGCAGGCGGCCGCGCTTGTCGACATCGGGGAACGCCTTCTGCTCGTAGCCGGGCGCGATGCCGCGCTTCGACGGAATGATCCAGATCTGCAGGAAGTGCGTGGTCCGCTCGCGCTCGTGGTTGTACTCCGAGTGGGCGACGCCGGTGCCGGCGCTCATCCGCTGCACTTCGCCGGGCACGATGGTGCCGTCGTTGCCCATGGAGTCCTTGTGCGCCAGCGCGCCATCGAGGACGTAGCTGATGATCTCCATGTCCTGGTGCGAATGCGTGCCGAAGCCCTGGCCGGCCTGGATGCGGTCCTCGTTGATGACCCGCAGGGGGCCCCAGTGGACGTGCTCGGGATCGGAGTAGCCTGCAAAAGAGAAGCTGTGCCAGGAATCGAGCCAGCCGTGATTGGCGTGGCCGCGGGCCTTGGCCGGGCGAAGGGTGATCATGGGTTGCCTCCAATGTCGGGCGTCGGTCGGTTCGCCGCGCTGGGAGGAAGTCTGATTGCTTTCAAAATCAGGATAAATATCGATTAAACAAACTTATGCATATAAAAATAGAACAATCGGCCGAATTCCGAGGTTGCCTGCTTGCTGGCTGCCTCGACGTCTATTGTTCTGTATTTGTGATGATTAATGTCTTTCATGGCTGTATACAGAGTTTGTCAGAACGATAGACTCCCCCGGCTGCAGCAGCGGACGTGGAGCGCACGGCGTTCCCATTTCCGTCATCGCACTCGATCATCATCCAACCAGATTCCCCGGAGACACAGACATGACCAGCACCTTCAACCGCATCCTCCTCGCCGGCGCGCTGTCGCTGGCCACCGCCAGCGTTTTCGCCGCGCCGCTCAGCTACAAGATGGACCCGGCGCATACCGACGTGATCGCGCAGTGGAGCCACTTCGGCTATTCCAACCCGATCGCCCATTTCGGCAGCGTCGACGGCACCATCGTGTATGACGCCGAGAACATCGCCGCGTCCAGCGTCGAAGTGACCCTGCCGATGAGCGGCATGTCCTCGCACGTGGCCAAGTTCGACGAGCACCTGCGCAGCGCCGAGCTGTTCGACGTCGCCAACTTCCCGGAAGCCACCTTCAAGAGCACCAAGGTCGAGTCCGCCGGCGAAGGCAAGCTCACCATCACCGGTGACCTGACCATCAAGGGCGTGACCAAGCCGGTCGTGCTGGCCGCCACCATCAACAAGGTGGCCGACCATCCGATGAGCAAGCAGCCGACCGCGG
This Luteimonas sp. MC1572 DNA region includes the following protein-coding sequences:
- a CDS encoding phospholipase D family protein, which codes for MNPLIRVLALAGALAAGACATLSQEQRDAATRIAVEAQPVVVDCMADDACATTSALRELGTQAVAASTPDAPRHHALILDYGQDALLARLSLIRSAQRTLDVQTYIFDEDDAGHLFLDEMLAAARRGVRVRVLVDQLSALRRVETLAALAGAHANFEMRIYNPVLGRARISYPQYVLAAACCWRRLNQRMHSKLLLVDGMVGITGGRNYQNSYYDWDPVYNFRDRDLFVAGPVVADMAANFEQYWVARLTRTLPGLSDVGRALLRGGVPSLPHAPFDLPDRVQRISRDADDQGLVAELAAYALPVAGVGFIADPPQKHRRNYEGVAPSTRGLRELIDGAKEEVLLQTPYLVLSPPAQAQFRELRLRDAPPRVVVSTNSLAATDAFITYALSYKYKRRFLREFGFEIHEFKPFPQDAPIDVEATGTVDIAWDANGNAVVGGRRGRAAGVDGSQGGGGRATRPLAREYSALRWSGFSAHEPVPLERGGVRFGLHAKSLVIDERIGVVGTHNFDPRGDTYNTESAVVIEEPAFARTLAASIRRDMLPANAWTIAPRDKPPVFSGLDYSLGKVSEALPVFDLWPIRYATSYEFRPSPACPQPIPPSDPRFRECYDPVGDFPGVQMGLKTLMTRIFTAFGAGLAPIL
- a CDS encoding YkvA family protein, translated to MSISLTIELNDRDLAHFTKAMDAARAAAAHMAPEAVVAAAATLLSTSQGVHVPDFVRERLLRLDDMIAMVRDEGWALGDEDRQRVMSVLVYFADPRDVIPDHIEVLGFLDDAIMIELSVRELQHELDAYDDFCDFREHQAHKRGIEPSAVGRADWLVGRRDELVERMHARRERDFGVGYGASSGYRSQSSYVRTWRPSLFKLR
- a CDS encoding hotdog fold thioesterase; this encodes MSQAPAADAPATVFRRTADLATLNALSSGTAIETLGIVFTEIGSDHLVATMPVDARTLQPYGLLHGGASVLLAETLGSSAGNLCVGEGEVCVGIEINANHLRGVRAGLVTGTARPLHIGRSTQVWEIRIEDPRGRLACVSRLTLAVVAAS
- a CDS encoding lysophospholipid acyltransferase family protein codes for the protein MLVLLPLTMLVVCLPLARIDVGGEPLGHRVIRAWQAGLMRVFGFRLRGIGTPSPGATMFVANHVSWIDISALHSQRMMGFVAKREIAGWPLIGWLAKQGETIFHERGSQESLGGVLDAMLARLRGGHSVGVFPEGRTRDGHEVGPFHARIFLAAVEAGVPVQPVALRYGAGGSAQHAVAFAPRENMMQNLLRLLGEPARDADVIFLEPIAPGDAEGRARIARIARDRIDDAMRGT
- a CDS encoding alpha/beta fold hydrolase; amino-acid sequence: MNGPFASDYTPPRWLRNAHVQSVLGSSPMRRRRGLVALGATGAQTDSMIIDGGDGVRLLGLHTRMPGVEPRGMALLLHGWEGSAESSYICLTAAHFLARGYDVLRLNFRDHGDTHHLNPDIFHSARIDEVVHAATDVARRLPRPRMVAAGFSLGGNFALRLALRAPAAGLRLDAVAAVCPVLDPADTMLAMERGFPLYMRHFENRWRSSLARKRELFPDRVGFDRDTLRLRMRALTEWLVLRHTDFGSLDAYFDRYSIAGDRLAALQVPAEILTSADDPVIPVAGFRQASLAPDTRLEIARWGGHCGFLEGPRLDGYAERWVAARLAARD